The proteins below are encoded in one region of Marinobacter sp. F4206:
- a CDS encoding urease subunit beta yields MIPGEYDLKDGDIELCEGRERIQIEVANTGDRPVQIGSHYHFAEANPALDFDRAKARGYRLDVAAGTAIRFEPGQSREVTLIPFSGSREIYGFRAEVMGKLDSTK; encoded by the coding sequence ATGATCCCCGGTGAATACGATTTGAAAGACGGCGACATCGAACTCTGCGAAGGCCGCGAGCGCATCCAGATTGAAGTCGCCAACACCGGCGACCGCCCGGTCCAGATCGGCTCCCACTACCACTTCGCCGAAGCCAATCCCGCTCTCGATTTTGACCGCGCCAAGGCCAGGGGCTACCGACTGGATGTGGCCGCCGGTACCGCCATCCGCTTCGAACCTGGCCAAAGCCGCGAAGTAACGCTGATTCCATTCAGCGGCAGCCGCGAAATCTACGGTTTCCGAGCCGAAGTAATGGGCAAGTTGGACTCCACGAAATGA
- the ureA gene encoding urease subunit gamma: MELTPRDKDKLLLFTAALLAERRKAKGLKLNYPEAVALISAEIMEGAREGRTVAELMTAGTEILTRDDVMDGIAEMVDEVQVEATFPDGTKLVTVHNPIV, encoded by the coding sequence ATGGAATTAACGCCCAGAGACAAAGACAAACTGCTGCTGTTCACCGCAGCCCTGCTGGCTGAACGCCGCAAAGCCAAGGGGTTGAAGCTCAATTACCCCGAAGCCGTCGCCCTCATCAGTGCCGAAATCATGGAAGGGGCGAGGGAAGGGCGCACCGTGGCCGAGCTCATGACCGCCGGCACCGAAATCCTCACCCGCGACGACGTGATGGACGGCATCGCCGAAATGGTCGACGAAGTGCAGGTGGAAGCCACCTTCCCGGACGGCACCAAGCTCGTCACCGTCCACAACCCGATTGTCTAA